In Natrarchaeobius halalkaliphilus, the genomic window TCCCTGAGCGTCCGGAGATGGGTCGCGACCGTCGACTGGGGCGCGTCGAGGACGATCTGTAGCTCGCAGGCACACAGTTCGCCGTCGCGCAGCGCCTCGAGCGCGTGAATCCGGTGGGCGTTCGCGAGCGCGCCGAAGACGGTCTCCTGCGTCGCCACCGTCTCGTCATCAGGCCGGCGTTCCTCGAGTTCGGCTACCGGATCACAGTCGTCGGACAGTCGCTCGAGCGTCCGGCGGACGTCCGCCGCCGTCTCGTTCGACGAATTCATATTGTGATTTCCCGATTTGAATATCGGAACCTTTGGATATAATACTATGGGAGGGCCACTAACGATGAACGCGACGTCGTCACTCGGAACG contains:
- a CDS encoding ArsR/SmtB family transcription factor codes for the protein MNSSNETAADVRRTLERLSDDCDPVAELEERRPDDETVATQETVFGALANAHRIHALEALRDGELCACELQIVLDAPQSTVATHLRTLRDAGLVKTRKKGKWTYYRIADTAVFELLDVAAAVETPTE